In Serratia marcescens subsp. marcescens ATCC 13880, a single genomic region encodes these proteins:
- a CDS encoding CDP-diacylglycerol diphosphatase, which translates to MTRLALSARHWLLVLGVLSLTGCARSDALWGVVDKLCMANYQQKRDPAPCEQIYMPQGKAQGFSVLQNPRYPYHFILVPTAPLSGIESPQLLAGERTDYFGYAWLMRYRLAAEYGGPVPDDMLGMAINSAYGRSQNQLHIHLTCLREDVRRQLQAERPYIQEQWRPLPDKLLRHTYYARRVMQPAVMGIYPIKDLADYFHLSPPQLAEYGVVVVPTTFAGRQGFILLASKRGWDVGNRASVESLLDKECAILPR; encoded by the coding sequence ATGACGCGCCTGGCTTTATCCGCCCGGCATTGGCTGCTGGTGCTGGGGGTTCTCTCTCTGACGGGGTGCGCCCGTTCCGATGCGTTGTGGGGCGTGGTCGATAAGCTCTGCATGGCCAACTATCAGCAAAAGCGCGATCCGGCCCCGTGTGAGCAGATTTATATGCCGCAGGGGAAAGCGCAGGGCTTCAGCGTGCTGCAAAACCCGCGTTATCCCTATCACTTCATCCTGGTGCCGACGGCGCCGCTCTCCGGCATCGAAAGCCCGCAGCTGCTGGCCGGGGAACGGACGGACTATTTTGGCTATGCATGGCTGATGCGTTACCGGCTGGCCGCTGAGTATGGCGGGCCGGTGCCGGATGATATGTTGGGCATGGCGATCAACTCCGCTTATGGCCGCAGCCAGAACCAATTGCATATTCACCTGACCTGTCTGCGCGAAGATGTGCGGCGCCAATTGCAGGCGGAACGCCCCTACATACAGGAGCAATGGCGGCCTTTGCCGGATAAGTTGTTACGCCACACCTATTATGCTCGCCGCGTGATGCAGCCAGCCGTGATGGGCATCTACCCGATTAAGGATTTGGCGGATTATTTCCATCTGTCGCCGCCGCAGCTGGCGGAATATGGCGTGGTCGTCGTTCCGACGACGTTTGCCGGCCGGCAAGGGTTTATTTTGCTGGCCTCGAAGCGCGGCTGGGACGTCGGCAATCGCGCGTCGGTAGAATCGCTGCTGGATAAAGAGTGCGCGATTTTGCCGCGTTAA
- the tldD gene encoding metalloprotease TldD gives MSLTFVSEQLLATNKLSHQDLYRVLGQLAERRIDYADLYFQSSYHEAWVIEDGIIKDGSYNIDQGVGVRAVSGEKTGFAYADQITLNALQQSAQAARSIVREQGDGRAHTLGEIGYRALYPLLDPLQSLPREEKIALLHRVDKVARAADARVQEVNASITGVYEQVLVAATDGTLAADVRPLVRLSVSVLVEQDGKRERGSSGGGGRFGYDYFLETVDGDVRADAYAKEAVRMALVNLGAVAAPAGNMPVVLGAGWPGVLLHEAVGHGLEGDFNRRGTSVFSGHMGERVASELCTVVDDGTLHGRRGSLAIDDEGVPGQYNVLIENGVLRGYMQDKLNARLMGVAPTGNGRRESYAHLPMPRMTNTYMLAGQSTPEEIIASVEYGLYAPNFGGGQVDITSGKFVFSTTETYLIEKGRITKPVKGATLIGSGIEAMQQISMVGNDLALDKGVGVCGKEGQSVPVGVGQPTLKLDTLTVGGTA, from the coding sequence ATGAGCCTGACGTTTGTCAGTGAGCAGTTACTCGCTACCAACAAGCTGAGTCATCAAGACCTGTACAGGGTACTGGGTCAACTGGCAGAACGCCGTATCGACTACGCCGATCTCTATTTCCAGTCCAGCTATCACGAAGCCTGGGTGATCGAGGACGGCATCATCAAGGATGGCTCTTACAATATCGACCAGGGCGTCGGCGTGCGCGCCGTCAGCGGTGAGAAGACCGGCTTCGCCTATGCCGATCAGATCACCCTGAATGCGCTGCAGCAGAGCGCCCAGGCGGCGCGCAGCATCGTGCGTGAGCAGGGCGACGGGCGGGCGCATACCCTGGGTGAGATCGGTTACCGGGCGCTGTATCCGCTGCTCGATCCGCTGCAAAGTCTGCCGCGCGAAGAGAAAATCGCCCTGCTGCACCGCGTCGACAAGGTGGCGCGCGCCGCCGATGCGCGAGTGCAGGAAGTGAACGCCAGCATTACCGGCGTTTACGAGCAGGTGTTGGTGGCCGCCACCGACGGCACGCTGGCGGCGGATGTTCGCCCGCTGGTGCGCCTCTCCGTCAGCGTGCTGGTGGAGCAGGACGGCAAGCGTGAGCGCGGCTCCAGCGGCGGCGGCGGTCGTTTCGGTTATGACTATTTCCTGGAAACCGTCGACGGCGACGTGCGCGCCGATGCCTACGCCAAAGAAGCGGTGCGCATGGCGCTGGTTAATCTTGGCGCGGTGGCGGCGCCGGCCGGCAATATGCCGGTAGTGTTGGGCGCCGGCTGGCCGGGCGTGCTGCTGCATGAGGCGGTGGGCCACGGCCTGGAAGGCGACTTCAACCGACGCGGCACCTCGGTGTTCAGCGGCCATATGGGCGAGCGGGTGGCGTCCGAACTGTGCACCGTGGTGGATGACGGCACTCTGCACGGGCGCCGCGGCTCGCTGGCGATCGACGACGAAGGCGTGCCGGGCCAGTACAACGTGCTGATTGAAAACGGCGTATTGAGAGGTTACATGCAGGACAAGCTCAACGCGCGGCTGATGGGCGTCGCCCCGACCGGCAACGGCCGCCGCGAGTCCTACGCGCATCTGCCGATGCCGCGCATGACCAACACCTACATGCTGGCGGGCCAATCGACGCCGGAAGAGATCATCGCCAGCGTCGAGTACGGTCTGTACGCGCCGAACTTTGGCGGCGGCCAGGTGGACATCACCTCCGGCAAGTTCGTGTTCTCCACCACCGAAACCTACCTGATCGAAAAGGGCCGTATCACCAAGCCGGTGAAAGGGGCGACGCTGATCGGCTCCGGCATTGAGGCGATGCAGCAGATCTCGATGGTCGGCAACGATCTGGCGCTCGATAAAGGCGTGGGCGTGTGCGGCAAGGAAGGCCAGAGCGTGCCGGTAGGCGTCGGCCAACCGACGCTGAAACTGGATACGTTGACCGTCGGCGGCACGGCGTAA
- the nit1 gene encoding deaminated glutathione amidase, giving the protein MRNANVALLQLCSGDQVRDNLAQIEQQIKQLNAGVKLVMTPENALLFANSAAYRQQAEKQGDGPLQNAVRELARRYGVWLLVGSMPLISRENPELITTSSLLFDEQGEIRARYDKLHMFDVDINDAHGHYRESDTYQHGQHLTVVDTPVGRLGMTICYDLRFPALFQALRAQGAELISVPAAFTRVTGEAHWEILLRARAIENQCMILAPAQVGRHGPTRRTWGHSMAVDGWGKVLAENADAVAALKVRVDAASLKNIRAQMPVLQHNRFQTSLTAPSDKLSSNQE; this is encoded by the coding sequence ATGAGGAATGCTAACGTTGCGTTGTTGCAGTTGTGCAGTGGCGATCAGGTGCGCGATAACCTGGCCCAGATTGAACAGCAGATCAAGCAGCTCAATGCCGGGGTAAAACTGGTCATGACGCCGGAGAACGCGCTGCTGTTCGCCAACTCCGCGGCCTACCGCCAACAGGCGGAAAAACAGGGCGATGGCCCGCTGCAGAACGCGGTGCGCGAGCTGGCGCGCCGCTATGGCGTGTGGTTGCTGGTGGGCTCGATGCCCTTGATCAGCCGTGAAAACCCGGAACTTATCACCACCAGCAGCCTGTTGTTCGACGAACAGGGCGAGATCCGCGCCCGCTACGACAAGCTGCACATGTTCGATGTGGACATCAACGATGCGCACGGCCATTACCGCGAGTCGGATACCTACCAGCACGGGCAGCACCTGACGGTGGTGGATACGCCGGTCGGGCGTTTGGGCATGACCATATGTTACGATCTGCGCTTCCCTGCGCTGTTCCAGGCGCTGCGGGCGCAGGGCGCCGAACTGATTTCGGTGCCGGCGGCCTTTACCCGGGTGACCGGCGAGGCGCATTGGGAAATCCTGCTGCGCGCCCGGGCGATCGAAAACCAGTGCATGATCCTGGCGCCGGCGCAGGTGGGGCGCCACGGGCCGACCCGCCGCACCTGGGGCCACTCGATGGCTGTCGACGGCTGGGGCAAGGTGCTGGCCGAGAACGCGGACGCCGTGGCGGCACTGAAGGTGCGTGTGGACGCCGCAAGCCTGAAAAATATTCGTGCGCAGATGCCGGTGCTGCAGCACAACCGATTCCAGACGTCGCTGACGGCGCCGTCTGACAAGCTATCCTCCAATCAAGAGTGA